The window ATCACTTCCTATCGCTATCTTCATCTAATATCTCACCACCATTATTTATTATTTTCTTCAAGAATTTTATCTAATATCTTTTCTAAGTTTTCTTTCAACTCTCTTGCTACAATTCGATAAAATTCTATAGGTCTACCAAGAGGGTCAACTATTTCATAGTTCTCGTTAGTTTTTTGTATACTTTTAAATTCGCCAATCTGAGCAAATTCTTTAATCAAATAAATTTTATCTTGAGCAAAGGTAAATTTTGTTCTAATATAATCTTTATGTGTATTGGACATAACCAAAATTATATCTGCCTTTTTAACCAAATCTTCTTGTACTTGGGTGGCTATTTGTCGCGAAATATCAACACCTTGCTCAACCATAACCTTAATTGCTTCAGAAGTGGGTCGCATACCCTGCAGAGCAAAAATTCCAGCTGATATAATATTAAATCTGGTATCATCCTCTGTTCTTTCTTTTAACATTTTTTTAAATATACCTTCCGCCATAGCGCTTCGGCAGGTATTACCGGTACAGATAAATAAGATGGTTTTGATCATTTTAAATTACCTTTATCCTTTGGCAATATAATTGCAACATACTTAATGACTTAATTTTTCACACCTTCTAAACTAAAAAACTTAAAGCGAAAAGCGCAAAACCATAATTTAAAATTCAAAACTTTTTATTTCGTATCGTATGATGTTTATTGCGTATTGCGTTTGAATTTGTTTTTATAGATTATTCTATTCATTTCTAAGGTTCGGTAAACGGACCACTATTAAACTAAAACGTATAATTATAAGCGATAAACGTAATTTAAAACTTAAAAATTTCCTCAATTTTAAATTTTGAGCTATAGCTTTGCGTTTTGCGCTTTTCTTTTTTCGCTAAATACTCTATACGCTATACGCTAAACGCTCTACGCTAGTTATTTATTTTCTGTATGCTATTACTACTCTCTCTATCCCCAAATAATCATTTATAACTTCTATATTTTGATTAAAGCTATTCTCTCTAATAATTAATTCTTCAACTATTTTCGACTGATTTATACCTACTTCTAATGCTATAAAACCGCTTTTTTTTAAATAATAAGGGCTTTTCTTTATAATTTTGCGATAATAATCTAAACCGTCAATTCCTCCAGATAAAGCAATCTTAGGTTCATTATCTTTTATTTCGGGTGGCAATAATTTAAAATTGTAAGAATCTATATAAGGAGGATTTGAAATAATTCCATCTAAGCTGTTTTTTTCAATTCTACCGATAAAAGGTTCAAATAAGTCTCCCTGTAGAAATATAATTTTATCTTTACTATCATGTTTTTGAGTATTTTTTAATGCTACTTGCAAAGATTTTTTAGAAATATCGGTTGCGTAGATGATAATATTTTCTATAAATTTAGCTATACTTATAGCAATTATACCTGTACCGGTTCCTAAATCTACTACCTTTAAATTATTAGAATATTTATAATTTTTTAATCTTTTGATAACTTCGTCTACTAAAATCTCTGTTTCCGGTCGAGGGATTAAAACTCCTTTTTCTACCAAAAAATCCATCCCCATAAATTCTTGATGTTTAGTTATATATTGGAGGGGAATTTTATCTATTCTTTTTTGAATCTTTTTCCCTAATTGTTTTTTTTCTATATCTTTTAATATTCTTTCAGAATTCAAATATATTTCACTTCTGCTCATTCCTAGAAAATAATTTAATAGAATTTCCGCTTCTCTTCCTGGATTTATTATTCCCTTATTTTTAAATATTTTACGAATATTTTTTAAGGCTTGCCCTACAGTTTGAAATTTATACTCATTTACCCCATTATTTTATACTTCGCTGCTCTTTTTTAATTTTTCTGAAAGATTGACTACCAAATCATTTAAATTTCCTTCTAATACTTCTTCTAAATTATGTAAATTTAAACCAATACGATGATCGGTTATTCTATTTTGAGGGAAATTATAAGTTCTAATTCTTTCACTTCTATCTCCTGTGCCCACCTGGCTTTTTCTCTTCTTAGCAAGCTCATTATGTTTTTCTCTTTCTGCCATATCTAAAAGCCTTGCTCTTAATATTTTTAAAGCCTTAGCTTTGTTCTTATGTTGGGATTTCTCATCCTGGCAGGTGACTACCAATCCGGTGGGAATATGGGTAATCCTTATTGCTGAATCTGTAGTATTAACGCTTTGCCCTCCAGGACCGGTAGAACGAAAACGGTCAATTTTTAAATCATTTGGACTAATTTCCAGTTCTACCTCTTCTACCTCAGGAAGTATAGCCACCGTAACAGTTGAAGTATGTATCCTTCCGCTTGATTCGGTAACAGGAACACGTTGAACTCGATGTACTCCACTCTCGTGTTTTAACTTTCCGTATACTTCTTTTCCTATTATGTCAAATATTATCTCTTTAAATCCTCCGATTCCGGTAGGACTAGAACTCATTACTTCAGTTTTCCATCCATTATTTTCTGCAAATCGAGAATACATTCTAAAAAGGTCACCGGCAAAAAGTGCAGCTTCGTCACCTCCGGCGCCAGCTCTTACTTCTACTATGCAATTTTTTTTATCGTAAGGGTCTTTGGGGAAGATAATTTCTTTTAACTCAATTTCTAAATTTGATTTCTTCTCTTTTAATTTTTCTAATTCTTCATTTATTAATTTTTTAAATTCTACATCTTTTTCTTTTGGTAATAATTTTGAATTTTCATCAATCTCTTCTATTATGCCCTTATATTCCTTGTATTTTAAAACTGCTTTAGAAATATCAGAGTGCAACTTTGCACATTTCTGAAATTCAACTTGATTAGCAATAATTTTTGGGTCAGAAAGATCTTTATTCAATTCTTCGTATTTTTTCTCTAATTCTTCTAATTTTTCAAACATTATTTACCACTTCAGATTTTATATTTTTATTTTCTTCGGGCAAAACACCTTTTAATGCGTTTATAGCCACCTCAATCTGAGCATCATCAGGTTCGCTGGTAGTGAGTTTTTGAAACCATAATCCGGGCATCACCGCCCATTTTACAAAAGTTTTATTCATGTTTTTTGCTGATAATTTTAAAATTTCATAAGACAAACCGGCTATTAGAGGAATTATAGCAATTCTATAGGCTATTCTTAAAAGCAATGTTTGCTTCCCCAGCAAAGAAAATACTAAAATACTTATTACTAAAACTATAAAAATAAAGCTTGTTCCACATCGAGGATGTAAAGTACTGTATTTTTTCACATTAATTATGTTAAGTTCTTCGCCTGATTCATAGGTATATATCACTTTATGTTCTGCTCCATGATATTCAAACACTCTTTTAATATCTTTTATTTTAGATATAAAAAACAGATAAGTTATAAATATTCCAATTCTTAACATTCCTTCGAACAAATTATATACAATTAAATTAGCAAGATATTTATCTAAGTATCTAGCTATTGCCGTAGGAAAAGCTATGAAAAAAACTATAAATAGCCCAAAAGCAATTAGAATTGTAAAAAACATTTCTACGCTATTTATTTTTTCTTCTTCACCTGTTGCCTGTTCTGCAGAATAAGTTAATGCCTTCAAACCAAGAACCAAAGACTCAATTAAATTAATTATTCCTCTAAAAATAGGCCATTTAAGAAATTTCATCTTATTGGATAATGATTTTAATTTACCTATTTTTAAAATTATTTCTTTATCTGGTTTACGAACAGCAATGGCATATTTTAAAGGAGATCTCATCATTACTCCTTCAATTACCGCTTGACCACCATAATTACAGTCAGCATTTTTCATTATTATCCATTTACTCCTTTTTCTTTATTTTTAGACCAGGGTTTACCACAGGATAATTCCCCTTCGGGGCAAGGTCCTAAAATGCAAGGCGGCCCGGCATTTTCAAATATAGTTGGGGCAATTTTTTTAACTTCTCTTAACATATTCATAGCAACTTCTCTAATCTCCCATTGAGCTCTATTGCAACATCTTAATTTAAAGATAAGCAGTAATTCCCGTGCATTTGCAGATATTATCATTTTAGTTGTAACCGCCTGTGGCAAAATATATCTTGCATCTTCTGCTTCTATATTATGATCTAATAATATATGGTAAATTCTGTCTAATTTTTTAATAGCATTGATAAATATTTTATTTAATTTTTCTTCCTGCGCAATAGATTTTGGAACAATATAAGGAAATCCTTTTTCACTTATTTTAACGTACCTTTGGCTTTGTTGAGAAAAAGAAGCAAGCCGATGTCTTACTAACTGATGAGAAGTGACCCGGGAAATTCCTTCTATAGCAAAAGTAAAAGTGGCATGCTCTAAAACAGAATAATGTCCCAATTTTATTATCTTTTTAATTAAGTTTGTTCTGGATTTATCAGTAAACTTTTCATTTAATTCATCAATACCTAATTCAGAATAACATAATCTTGCTGACTGAGCTACTATTTTTTCAGGGTCTTTAGTGTAATTTATCAACCTAACTTTCATAGAATTAAACTCCTGTAACTAAAAACGTAAAGCGAAAAGCGAAAAACCATAATTCAAAACTCAAAACTTATCTTCCTCTTGAGAGTTAATATACTTGAACGCAATATATTTGCTAATTCTTTTATTTCGTTTAAAAGTATTCTTCTGTTTGTTATTTATTTTCTTAGTATCTTTCGGTAAATTAGTCCAATATATATTCTCTATTATAAGATTTAAAGTAATAATCAAAAAAACCGTCCTAATATTTTAAGTTTTAAGCTAGGGTTTTGCGTTTTGCACTTTTAGTTTTTCGCTAATTCTGCTCTCACTTCATGCCCGCGCCTATACGCTATACGCTCTACGCTAGTTCCGCGATACGATATACGAAACTATTTCTTTAGTACTACATGGCATTTCCGACATCTCGCTTCATAACTTTCTTTTGCTCCAATCAATATGGTTGGATCGCTATACTTTGCTGGCTGACCATTTACTAATCTTTGAGTCCTGGAAGCAGTATTACCACAAATTATACATATTGCTTGTAACTTATCTACATATTCTGCTACTGCAAGCAATTTAGGTATCGGGCCAAATGGTTCTCCCCTAAAATCCTGGTCTAAACCTGCAATGATTACCCTTTTCCCTTGATCTGCAAGTTCTTGGCAAATGGATACAATATCATCATCATAAAATTGAGCTTCATCAATAGCGATTACCTCAGTATCCGGTTCAATACTTTCTAAAATTTCTTTTGGCTTAGTAATATTTATAGCTTCAACCTTAGTGCCATTATGTGAGTAAATATACTGAACAGCGTATCTATTATCAATTGTTGGTTTAAATACCTGAACCTTTTTTTTAGCAATTTGAACTCTACGCACTCTTCTTATTAATTCTTCACTCTTCCCGCTAAACATACTCCCACATATAACTTCGATCCAACCAGTATTTTCACCTTCACGCATTTTTTCCCTCCTCTGCACTATAAAATTAGTCGATAGTGAACAGTCGTTAGTCTTTAGCTTAAAACTTAAAACTTTTTTCGTATAAAGTACTGCTTTTAAAGTAGGGGGTCGGATTTATCTGACCCGTTTTCATTGCGGATTCGATGCCTGCCTGTGTGTTTCCGCACGCTGACAGGCATCGAATCCTACGAAAAAAGAAAATTCCTATACAATTAAATTAACATAAAAAAGACAGAACCCTATAAAAGCTCTGTCTTTTTTTAAATAGATTCATCATTTTATTACAAATGTTCTTGAATAATATCTTTTTCTCTTTCATACTTTTTATTCTTGTAATCATTTATCAAAAACTTTTTTATTTCTTTTTTAATGGTATATTTATTTTTGAAATTATTTAAATATTTTTATGGCAACACCTTAATTAATTATCACTATCTTCATCATTGGTTAAATTATATTTTTTATTAAATCTCTCAACTCTTCCCGCAGTATCAATCATCTTTTGTTTACCGGTAA of the Candidatus Woesearchaeota archaeon B3_Woes genome contains:
- a CDS encoding protein-tyrosine-phosphatase; translated protein: MIKTILFICTGNTCRSAMAEGIFKKMLKERTEDDTRFNIISAGIFALQGMRPTSEAIKVMVEQGVDISRQIATQVQEDLVKKADIILVMSNTHKDYIRTKFTFAQDKIYLIKEFAQIGEFKSIQKTNENYEIVDPLGRPIEFYRIVARELKENLEKILDKILEENNK
- the prmC gene encoding protein-(glutamine-N5) methyltransferase, release factor-specific, encoding MRKIFKNKGIINPGREAEILLNYFLGMSRSEIYLNSERILKDIEKKQLGKKIQKRIDKIPLQYITKHQEFMGMDFLVEKGVLIPRPETEILVDEVIKRLKNYKYSNNLKVVDLGTGTGIIAISIAKFIENIIIYATDISKKSLQVALKNTQKHDSKDKIIFLQGDLFEPFIGRIEKNSLDGIISNPPYIDSYNFKLLPPEIKDNEPKIALSGGIDGLDYYRKIIKKSPYYLKKSGFIALEVGINQSKIVEELIIRENSFNQNIEVINDYLGIERVVIAYRK
- a CDS encoding peptide chain release factor 1 yields the protein MFEKLEELEKKYEELNKDLSDPKIIANQVEFQKCAKLHSDISKAVLKYKEYKGIIEEIDENSKLLPKEKDVEFKKLINEELEKLKEKKSNLEIELKEIIFPKDPYDKKNCIVEVRAGAGGDEAALFAGDLFRMYSRFAENNGWKTEVMSSSPTGIGGFKEIIFDIIGKEVYGKLKHESGVHRVQRVPVTESSGRIHTSTVTVAILPEVEEVELEISPNDLKIDRFRSTGPGGQSVNTTDSAIRITHIPTGLVVTCQDEKSQHKNKAKALKILRARLLDMAEREKHNELAKKRKSQVGTGDRSERIRTYNFPQNRITDHRIGLNLHNLEEVLEGNLNDLVVNLSEKLKKSSEV
- a CDS encoding thymidylate synthase (FAD) codes for the protein MKVRLINYTKDPEKIVAQSARLCYSELGIDELNEKFTDKSRTNLIKKIIKLGHYSVLEHATFTFAIEGISRVTSHQLVRHRLASFSQQSQRYVKISEKGFPYIVPKSIAQEEKLNKIFINAIKKLDRIYHILLDHNIEAEDARYILPQAVTTKMIISANARELLLIFKLRCCNRAQWEIREVAMNMLREVKKIAPTIFENAGPPCILGPCPEGELSCGKPWSKNKEKGVNG
- a CDS encoding thymidine kinase, which gives rise to MREGENTGWIEVICGSMFSGKSEELIRRVRRVQIAKKKVQVFKPTIDNRYAVQYIYSHNGTKVEAINITKPKEILESIEPDTEVIAIDEAQFYDDDIVSICQELADQGKRVIIAGLDQDFRGEPFGPIPKLLAVAEYVDKLQAICIICGNTASRTQRLVNGQPAKYSDPTILIGAKESYEARCRKCHVVLKK